One window from the genome of Ramlibacter henchirensis encodes:
- a CDS encoding [protein-PII] uridylyltransferase encodes MASAVLQPIEEAPTAVLREQLKAQKAAINAALLKEGNPTRSIGALLRRLARHVDAAIKSLWQAGGFPEGIALVAVGGYGRGELFPHSDVDVLVLLPDGVHADGDAQLKQQLEAFIGRCWDTGLEIGSSVRTVSECVAAAQADVTIQTSLLESRPLAGDRPLFARFQQRFRETLDPRAFYIAKTLEMRQRHTKFENTPYSLEPNCKESPGGLRDLQVILWVAKAAGFGGSWDELAANGLATPLEAQQIQRNEALLSLIRARLHAIAGRREDRLVFDLQTAVAEAFGYRTQFSTEGRLLQRASEALMKRFYWAAKAVSQLNQILLLNIEDRLNPSGHELVPINPRFSIKDGMLEVASDDLYEKNPHAILETFLVYQTTVGIKGLSARTLRALYNARGLMDSKFRNDPVNHATFKAMLLHPSGITHSLRLMNQTSVLGRYLWVFRRIVGQMQHDLFHAYTVDQHILMVLRNVRRFFIAEHAHEYPFCSQLAAGYDRPYVLYVAALFHDIAKGRGGDHSELGAAEVRHFCRQHSIGAEDCGLIEFLVREHLTMSRIAQKEDLSDPAVISAFAKKVGNERTLTALYLLTVADIRGTSPKVWNAWKGKLLEDLYRATLRALGGHAPDKAAEIEARKRDALVQLQLHALPFEAHKKLWDTLDVGYFMRHDAGEIAWHTRHLSRHVGAAKPVVRARLSPVGEGLQVVVYTPDQPDLFARICGYFDQAGFSILDARIHTARNGYALDTFQVVTSMLPEHYRELISMVESELEQTLERAGPLPPPSRGRVSRRVKSFPLTPRVQLTPDERAQRWLLSISASDRVGLLYSVARVLARHKINLQLAKVSTLGERVEDTFLIDGAELQQNRRQIEIETELLEALAAA; translated from the coding sequence ATGGCCTCGGCCGTCCTGCAGCCCATCGAAGAAGCGCCGACCGCCGTGCTGCGCGAGCAGCTCAAGGCGCAGAAGGCGGCCATCAACGCCGCGCTGCTGAAGGAAGGCAACCCCACCCGCTCCATTGGCGCCCTGCTGCGGCGGCTTGCCCGCCATGTCGACGCGGCGATCAAGAGCCTGTGGCAGGCCGGCGGCTTTCCGGAGGGAATCGCCCTCGTCGCGGTGGGCGGCTACGGGCGCGGCGAGCTGTTTCCGCATTCCGACGTCGACGTGCTGGTGCTGCTACCCGACGGCGTGCACGCAGATGGTGACGCGCAGCTCAAGCAGCAGCTGGAAGCCTTCATCGGCCGCTGCTGGGACACCGGCCTGGAGATCGGCTCCAGCGTGCGCACGGTCAGTGAATGCGTGGCCGCCGCGCAGGCCGACGTCACCATCCAGACCTCGCTGCTCGAGTCGCGCCCCCTGGCCGGCGACCGCCCGCTGTTCGCCCGCTTCCAGCAGCGCTTCCGCGAAACCCTGGACCCGCGCGCCTTCTACATCGCCAAGACGCTGGAGATGCGGCAGCGGCACACCAAGTTCGAGAACACGCCGTACTCGCTGGAACCGAACTGCAAGGAGTCGCCCGGCGGCCTGCGCGATCTGCAGGTGATCCTTTGGGTGGCCAAGGCGGCGGGCTTCGGTGGCAGCTGGGACGAACTGGCGGCCAATGGCCTGGCGACGCCGCTGGAAGCGCAGCAGATCCAGCGCAACGAGGCGCTTCTGAGCCTGATCCGCGCGCGGCTGCACGCCATCGCCGGGCGGCGAGAGGACCGCCTGGTCTTCGACCTGCAGACGGCGGTGGCCGAGGCTTTCGGCTACCGCACGCAGTTCAGCACCGAGGGCCGGCTGCTGCAGCGCGCCAGCGAGGCGCTCATGAAGCGCTTCTACTGGGCCGCCAAAGCGGTGTCGCAGCTCAACCAGATCCTGCTGCTGAATATCGAGGACCGTCTCAACCCCAGCGGCCACGAGCTGGTCCCGATCAACCCGCGCTTCTCGATCAAGGACGGGATGCTGGAGGTCGCGAGCGACGACCTCTACGAGAAGAACCCGCACGCGATCCTGGAAACCTTCCTCGTCTATCAGACCACGGTCGGCATCAAGGGCCTGTCGGCCCGCACGCTGCGGGCGCTGTACAACGCGCGCGGCCTGATGGACTCCAAGTTCCGCAACGACCCGGTCAACCACGCCACGTTCAAGGCGATGCTGCTGCACCCTTCGGGCATCACGCATTCGCTGCGGCTGATGAACCAGACGTCGGTGCTCGGGCGCTACCTGTGGGTGTTCCGCCGCATCGTCGGGCAGATGCAGCACGACCTGTTCCACGCCTACACCGTGGACCAGCACATCCTGATGGTGCTGCGCAACGTGCGCCGTTTCTTCATCGCCGAGCACGCGCACGAATACCCGTTCTGCTCGCAACTGGCCGCCGGCTACGACAGGCCGTACGTGCTCTACGTGGCGGCCCTCTTCCACGACATCGCCAAGGGCCGCGGCGGCGACCACTCCGAGCTGGGTGCCGCCGAGGTGAGGCACTTCTGCCGCCAGCACTCCATCGGCGCAGAAGACTGCGGCCTGATCGAGTTCCTCGTCCGCGAGCACCTCACCATGAGCCGCATCGCGCAGAAGGAAGACCTGAGCGACCCGGCCGTGATCTCCGCGTTCGCGAAGAAGGTGGGCAACGAACGGACGCTCACCGCGCTGTACCTGCTGACGGTGGCCGACATCCGCGGCACCAGTCCCAAAGTGTGGAACGCGTGGAAGGGCAAGCTGCTGGAAGACCTGTACCGCGCCACGCTGCGCGCCCTGGGCGGCCATGCGCCGGACAAGGCGGCCGAGATCGAGGCCCGCAAGCGGGATGCACTGGTTCAGCTGCAGCTCCACGCCCTGCCCTTCGAGGCGCACAAGAAGCTCTGGGACACGCTCGACGTGGGCTACTTCATGCGCCACGACGCGGGCGAGATCGCGTGGCACACGCGGCACCTCTCGCGCCATGTCGGCGCGGCGAAGCCAGTGGTGCGGGCGCGGCTTTCACCTGTCGGCGAAGGCCTGCAGGTCGTGGTGTACACGCCCGACCAGCCGGACCTGTTCGCGCGAATCTGCGGCTACTTCGACCAGGCCGGCTTCTCGATCCTGGACGCGCGCATCCACACGGCCAGGAACGGATACGCGCTCGACACCTTCCAGGTCGTCACGTCGATGCTGCCGGAGCACTACCGCGAGCTGATCAGCATGGTGGAGTCGGAACTGGAGCAGACGCTCGAGCGTGCGGGCCCGCTGCCGCCGCCCAGCCGCGGCCGCGTGTCGCGGCGCGTCAAGAGCTTCCCCCTCACGCCGCGCGTGCAGCTCACGCCCGACGAGCGCGCGCAGCGCTGGCTGCTGAGCATCTCCGCGAGCGATCGGGTGGGGCTGCTGTATTCGGTGGCGCGCGTGCTCGCCAGGCACAAGATCAACCTGCAGCTCGCCAAGGTTTCGACGCTCGGTGAGCGGGTCGAGGACACCTTCCTGATCGACGGCGCCGAGCTGCAGCAGAACCGGCGGCAGATCGAGATCGAGACCGAGCTGCTGGAAGCGCTGGCGGCGGCGTAA
- the purL gene encoding phosphoribosylformylglycinamidine synthase, giving the protein MTLHITEFEGGRALSEFRVRQMLPRLQEVHDRVSGLSARFVHLAAWDHAPSGAERERLGALLTYGEPFEGGMQGEMFLVTPRLGTVSPWASKATDIAHNCGIAVRRVERAVEYRVTLKAPLLGNAQLTATQREAIAALLHDRMTESVMAERGNAHRLFSELAPAPMEEVDVLGGGRSALEKANVQFGLALAEDEIDYLLEAFRGLGRNPTDVELMMFAQANSEHCRHKIFNADFTIDGVQQEHSLFGMIRHTHKAHPAHTVVAYSDNAAVMEGVHVESFLPVRGDGPAAYTRRQALNHVLMKVETHNHPTAISPFPGASTGAGGEIRDEGATGRGARPKAGLTGFSVSRLWDNPNGRPAHIASPLQIMTEGPLGGAAFNNEFGRPNLLGYFREYEQTVAGVVRGYHKPIMIAGGLGSIEAGQTHKERFPAGTLLVQLGGPGMRIGMGGGAASSMATGANAAELDFDSVQRGNPEIERRAQEVINHCWSLGDANPILAIHDVGAGGLSNAFPELTNDAGRGARFDLSKIPLEESGLAPKEIWCNESQERYVLAIAPQSLEQFRAFCERERCPFAVVGVATQERHLIVGEPGTKAVDMPLDVLLGKPPRMHRDVKRVPREAAPVDLTGVDLQDAVIKVLSHPTVASKRFLITIGDRTVGGLSHRDQMVGPWQVPVADCAVTLADFKGFAGEAMSMGERTPLAATDAAVSGRMAVAEAITNLLAAPIELPRVKLSANWMAACGEAGEDAALYDTVKAVGLELCPSLGVSIPVGKDSLSMRTQWQESGAARKVVSPVSLVVSAFASIDDVRPTLTPQLEASEDTTLVLVDLGKGRRRMGGSILAQVLEQPGGKVPDLDDPKDLVNLVDAVNALRGQGRVLAYHDRSDGGLVAAACEMAFAGHVGVSLNVDLLVTEGDGISDSRAEYGDAKNWAAQVSARREELTLQALFNEELGVLLQVRTAERNEVMQVLREHGLSRFSHFIGKTRPASSGIEIGKGEFQVWRDTKAVFSAKLSDLHQVWDSVSWKICRQRDNPAGADQEHAAAGDAADPGLQFAPSFDPREDVAAPFLNLSRPKVAILREQGVNSHVEMAYCFDTAGFEAVDVHMTDLQSGRADLPQFKGFVACGGFSYGDTLGAGIGWARSITFNPKLSEQFQAFFARTDTFALGVCNGCQMLAELADIVPGAQAWPRFTTNRSERYEARLSQVEVLDSPSLFFDGMAGSRLPIVVAHGEGYANFAHRGDRAKVIASMRFIDHHGNPSEDYPLNPNGSPGGLTAVTTADGRFTAMMPHAERVFRNVQMSWTGGDTGEFSPWLRMWRNARRWVG; this is encoded by the coding sequence GTGACCCTGCACATCACCGAGTTCGAGGGTGGCCGCGCCCTCAGCGAGTTCCGCGTCCGCCAAATGCTCCCCCGGCTCCAGGAAGTGCACGACAGGGTCAGCGGCCTTTCGGCGCGCTTCGTCCACCTCGCGGCCTGGGACCATGCACCCTCGGGCGCCGAGCGGGAGCGGCTGGGCGCACTGCTGACCTACGGCGAGCCGTTCGAGGGCGGCATGCAAGGCGAGATGTTCCTGGTGACGCCGCGTCTGGGCACCGTGTCGCCCTGGGCCTCGAAGGCCACCGACATCGCGCACAACTGCGGCATCGCGGTGCGCCGCGTCGAACGCGCCGTCGAGTACAGGGTGACGCTCAAGGCGCCGCTGCTGGGCAATGCGCAGCTTACGGCCACGCAGCGCGAGGCGATCGCCGCGCTGCTGCACGACCGCATGACAGAGAGCGTGATGGCCGAGCGTGGCAATGCGCACCGCCTGTTCAGCGAACTCGCTCCGGCGCCGATGGAAGAGGTCGACGTGCTGGGCGGCGGGCGCAGCGCCCTGGAGAAGGCCAACGTGCAATTCGGCCTCGCGCTGGCCGAAGACGAGATCGACTACCTGCTCGAGGCTTTCCGCGGCCTGGGTCGCAACCCGACCGACGTCGAGCTGATGATGTTCGCGCAGGCCAACAGCGAGCACTGCCGGCACAAGATCTTCAACGCCGACTTCACCATCGACGGCGTGCAGCAGGAGCACAGCCTGTTCGGGATGATCCGCCACACGCACAAGGCGCACCCCGCGCACACGGTGGTCGCGTACTCGGACAACGCGGCGGTGATGGAAGGCGTTCATGTCGAATCGTTCCTGCCCGTGCGCGGGGACGGGCCTGCCGCATACACCCGCCGCCAAGCGCTGAACCACGTGCTGATGAAGGTCGAGACGCACAACCACCCGACGGCGATCTCGCCTTTCCCCGGCGCTTCCACCGGCGCCGGCGGCGAGATCCGCGACGAGGGCGCCACCGGCCGCGGCGCGCGGCCCAAGGCGGGGTTGACGGGGTTCTCGGTCTCGCGCCTCTGGGACAACCCGAACGGCCGGCCCGCTCACATCGCCAGCCCGCTGCAGATCATGACGGAGGGCCCGCTGGGCGGCGCCGCGTTCAACAACGAATTCGGCCGGCCCAACCTGCTGGGCTATTTCCGCGAGTACGAGCAGACCGTCGCCGGCGTGGTGCGCGGCTATCACAAGCCGATCATGATCGCCGGCGGCCTGGGCAGCATCGAGGCCGGACAGACGCACAAGGAGCGCTTTCCCGCGGGGACGCTGCTGGTGCAGCTGGGCGGGCCCGGCATGCGCATCGGCATGGGCGGCGGCGCCGCGAGTTCCATGGCCACCGGCGCCAATGCGGCGGAGCTGGACTTCGATTCGGTGCAGCGCGGCAACCCCGAGATCGAGCGGCGAGCGCAGGAGGTCATCAACCACTGCTGGTCCCTGGGCGACGCGAACCCGATCCTGGCCATCCACGACGTGGGCGCCGGCGGGCTGTCGAATGCATTCCCGGAGCTGACGAATGACGCGGGCCGCGGTGCGCGGTTCGACCTGAGCAAGATCCCGCTGGAGGAATCGGGGCTGGCGCCGAAGGAGATCTGGTGCAATGAGAGCCAGGAGCGGTATGTGCTGGCGATCGCGCCGCAGTCACTGGAGCAGTTCCGGGCGTTTTGCGAGCGGGAGAGGTGTCCGTTCGCGGTGGTGGGCGTCGCGACGCAGGAGCGGCACTTGATCGTGGGTGAGCCGGGCACGAAGGCGGTCGACATGCCCCTGGATGTCCTCCTCGGCAAGCCGCCCAGGATGCACCGCGACGTAAAGCGCGTGCCGCGCGAAGCCGCGCCGGTCGACCTCACGGGTGTCGACCTCCAGGACGCCGTCATCAAGGTGCTGTCGCATCCCACCGTCGCCTCCAAGCGCTTCCTCATCACGATCGGCGATCGCACGGTGGGCGGCCTGTCGCACCGCGACCAGATGGTGGGGCCGTGGCAGGTGCCGGTGGCCGATTGCGCCGTCACGCTGGCCGACTTCAAGGGGTTCGCGGGCGAGGCCATGAGCATGGGCGAGCGCACGCCATTGGCTGCGACCGACGCGGCGGTCTCGGGCCGCATGGCGGTGGCCGAGGCGATCACCAACCTGCTCGCCGCGCCGATCGAACTGCCGAGGGTGAAGCTGTCGGCCAATTGGATGGCCGCGTGCGGCGAGGCGGGTGAGGACGCCGCCCTCTATGACACGGTGAAGGCGGTGGGCCTCGAACTGTGTCCCAGCCTCGGCGTGTCCATCCCGGTCGGCAAGGACAGCCTGTCGATGCGCACGCAGTGGCAGGAGAGCGGTGCGGCCAGGAAGGTGGTTTCGCCCGTGAGCTTGGTCGTGAGCGCCTTCGCCAGCATCGACGACGTGCGCCCCACGCTGACGCCGCAGCTCGAGGCGAGCGAGGACACGACGCTGGTGCTGGTCGACCTGGGCAAGGGCCGCCGCCGCATGGGCGGCAGCATCCTGGCGCAGGTGCTGGAGCAGCCCGGCGGCAAGGTGCCGGACCTCGACGATCCGAAGGACCTGGTGAACCTGGTGGACGCGGTCAATGCGTTGCGGGGGCAGGGGCGCGTGCTGGCCTACCACGACCGGAGCGACGGCGGCCTGGTCGCTGCGGCCTGCGAGATGGCCTTCGCAGGCCACGTGGGCGTGAGCCTCAACGTCGACCTGCTGGTCACCGAAGGCGACGGCATCAGCGACAGTCGGGCCGAGTACGGCGATGCCAAGAACTGGGCGGCGCAGGTCAGCGCACGGCGCGAGGAACTGACACTGCAGGCGCTCTTCAACGAGGAACTCGGCGTGCTGCTGCAGGTGCGCACCGCGGAGCGCAACGAGGTCATGCAGGTGCTGCGCGAGCATGGCCTGTCCAGGTTCAGCCACTTCATCGGCAAGACGCGGCCGGCCTCTTCCGGCATCGAAATCGGCAAGGGCGAGTTCCAGGTCTGGCGCGACACCAAGGCGGTGTTCAGCGCCAAACTGTCGGACCTGCACCAGGTGTGGGACAGCGTAAGCTGGAAGATCTGCCGGCAACGCGACAACCCCGCCGGCGCCGACCAGGAGCATGCGGCCGCCGGCGATGCGGCGGACCCGGGCCTGCAGTTCGCGCCCAGCTTCGATCCGCGGGAGGACGTGGCGGCACCGTTCCTGAACCTGTCCCGCCCCAAGGTCGCGATCCTGCGCGAGCAGGGCGTGAACTCGCACGTGGAGATGGCCTACTGCTTCGACACGGCGGGCTTCGAGGCGGTGGACGTGCACATGACCGACCTGCAGTCCGGCCGCGCCGATCTGCCGCAGTTCAAGGGCTTCGTCGCCTGCGGGGGCTTCAGCTATGGCGACACGCTCGGCGCGGGCATCGGCTGGGCGCGCAGCATCACGTTCAACCCGAAGCTCTCGGAGCAGTTCCAGGCCTTCTTCGCCCGCACGGACACATTCGCGCTGGGCGTGTGCAACGGCTGCCAGATGCTGGCGGAACTGGCCGACATCGTCCCGGGCGCGCAGGCGTGGCCCCGCTTCACGACGAATCGCAGCGAGCGCTACGAGGCGCGCCTGTCGCAGGTGGAGGTGCTCGACTCGCCCAGCCTGTTCTTCGACGGCATGGCGGGCAGCCGGCTGCCGATCGTGGTGGCGCACGGGGAGGGCTATGCCAACTTCGCGCACCGCGGCGATCGCGCCAAGGTGATCGCGTCGATGCGCTTCATCGACCACCACGGGAACCCGTCCGAGGACTATCCGCTGAACCCGAACGGCAGTCCGGGCGGGCTGACGGCCGTGACCACGGCGGACGGCCGCTTCACGGCCATGATGCCGCACGCCGAGCGGGTGTTCCGCAACGTGCAGATGTCCTGGACCGGCGGCGACACGGGCGAATTCAGCCCCTGGCTGCGGATGTGGCGCAATGCGAGGAGGTGGGTGGGCTAG
- a CDS encoding YbaN family protein, producing the protein MAHSPAEPRPLTGPARWLFLLLAVASLALGIIGLFLPVVPTVPFLLLSAWAAARSSPRLLRWLESHPHFGPPLRDWRNGGVVRRRAKWLASLVMAASAAGMLLWIGPRWYVLAVAAVMAVVLLWLWRRPESAPGQDTSPASSRRSPSSSSTGTPSS; encoded by the coding sequence ATGGCCCACTCGCCTGCGGAACCCCGCCCCCTCACCGGCCCGGCCCGCTGGCTGTTCCTGCTGCTGGCGGTGGCCAGCCTGGCGCTCGGGATCATCGGCCTGTTCCTGCCGGTCGTGCCGACCGTGCCCTTCCTGCTGCTCTCCGCCTGGGCCGCGGCCCGCAGTTCGCCGCGTCTGCTGCGCTGGCTGGAATCGCATCCGCACTTCGGGCCGCCCCTGCGCGACTGGCGCAACGGCGGCGTGGTGCGGAGGCGCGCGAAGTGGCTCGCGAGCCTGGTGATGGCGGCCAGCGCCGCCGGCATGCTGCTGTGGATCGGACCGCGCTGGTACGTGCTGGCGGTCGCGGCCGTGATGGCCGTCGTGCTGCTGTGGCTCTGGCGCCGGCCGGAGTCCGCGCCCGGTCAGGACACCTCGCCTGCCAGCAGCCGCCGCAGCCCGTCCTCGTCGAGCACCGGCACGCCCAGCTCCTGA
- a CDS encoding septation protein A, which yields MKLLIDFLPIVVFFVAFKLFDIWIATGVAIAATVAQIAWLRWSTGKVEPMQWLSLAVIVLFGGATLLSHNETFIKWKPTVLYWLMGGALAIGQLVFRRNLLKSLMGAQMTLPDAAWRVMNWSWVTFFAAMGLVNLWVAYSFETDTWVNFKLFGGLGLMLAFVLAQAVYLSRFMKPEAE from the coding sequence ATGAAACTGCTGATCGATTTCCTGCCCATCGTCGTCTTCTTCGTCGCCTTCAAGCTGTTCGACATCTGGATCGCCACCGGCGTGGCGATCGCCGCGACCGTGGCGCAGATCGCCTGGCTGCGCTGGTCCACCGGCAAGGTGGAGCCGATGCAGTGGCTCAGCCTGGCGGTCATCGTGCTGTTCGGCGGGGCCACGCTGCTGTCGCACAACGAGACGTTCATCAAATGGAAGCCCACGGTGCTCTACTGGCTGATGGGCGGCGCGCTCGCCATCGGCCAGCTGGTGTTCCGCCGCAACCTGCTGAAATCGCTGATGGGCGCGCAGATGACGTTGCCGGACGCAGCCTGGCGGGTCATGAACTGGAGCTGGGTCACGTTCTTCGCCGCCATGGGCCTGGTGAACCTCTGGGTCGCCTACAGCTTCGAGACCGACACCTGGGTCAATTTCAAGCTGTTCGGCGGGCTCGGGCTGATGCTCGCCTTTGTGCTCGCGCAGGCGGTCTACCTGTCACGATTCATGAAGCCCGAGGCGGAGTAG
- the map gene encoding type I methionyl aminopeptidase: MSITYKDAQGVQGMRTAGRLAAEVLDFLTPHIKPGITTREIDRLAAECMRKQGTTSATLGYQPPGYPPYPASLCTSVNHVVCHGIPNDKPLKKGDIVNVDVTVIKDGWYGDTSRMFMVGEVSIAAKRLVNFTYEAMWHGIVKVRPGVHLGDIGWAIQQFAEKNGFSVVREFCGHGIGRNFHEEPQVLHYGKPGTLEKLEPGMTFTIEPMINAGRKEVKEFGNDGWTIVTKDHSLSAQWEHTVLVTETGYEVMTLSAGSPPPPPFVHAA; encoded by the coding sequence ATGAGCATCACGTACAAGGACGCGCAGGGAGTCCAGGGAATGCGCACCGCGGGCCGGCTGGCGGCCGAGGTGCTGGACTTCCTCACGCCCCACATCAAGCCGGGCATCACCACGCGTGAGATCGACCGGCTCGCGGCCGAGTGCATGAGGAAGCAGGGCACCACCTCCGCCACGCTGGGCTACCAGCCGCCGGGCTATCCGCCCTACCCGGCCTCGCTGTGCACCTCGGTCAACCACGTGGTGTGCCACGGCATCCCCAACGACAAGCCGCTGAAGAAGGGCGACATCGTCAACGTCGACGTCACCGTCATCAAGGACGGCTGGTACGGCGACACCAGCCGCATGTTCATGGTGGGCGAGGTGTCCATCGCAGCCAAGCGGCTGGTGAACTTCACGTACGAAGCCATGTGGCACGGCATCGTGAAGGTGCGTCCCGGCGTGCACCTGGGTGACATCGGCTGGGCCATCCAGCAGTTCGCGGAGAAGAACGGCTTCTCGGTGGTGCGCGAGTTCTGCGGCCATGGCATCGGCCGCAACTTCCACGAGGAGCCGCAGGTGCTCCACTACGGCAAGCCGGGCACGCTGGAGAAGCTGGAGCCCGGCATGACCTTCACGATCGAGCCGATGATCAACGCCGGCCGCAAGGAGGTGAAGGAGTTCGGCAACGACGGCTGGACCATCGTCACCAAGGACCATTCGCTGTCGGCCCAGTGGGAGCACACGGTGCTGGTCACCGAGACCGGCTACGAAGTGATGACGCTGTCGGCTGGCAGCCCGCCGCCGCCGCCCTTCGTCCACGCGGCCTGA
- a CDS encoding peptidylprolyl isomerase: protein MKQQIVAALAAALVCAALPASAQNVAIVNGKPVPKARVDALASQIAKSGRPITPEMSDQLKEEVIAREVFMQEAQKRGLDGTDDFRAQMELARQTLLIRELFADYQKKNPVTDADIKAEYDKFVATNGGKEYKARHILVEKEDEAKTIIASLKKGGKFEDIAKKQSKDPGSGSNGGDLDWANAASYVPEFSQAMIKLNKGQTTDTPVKTQFGYHVIRLDDVREAQLPKLDEVKPQIAQALQQQKLAKFQQDLRTGAKIE from the coding sequence ATGAAACAGCAAATCGTCGCGGCGCTGGCCGCCGCCCTCGTGTGCGCCGCCCTGCCGGCCTCGGCGCAGAACGTCGCCATCGTCAACGGCAAGCCGGTGCCCAAGGCCCGTGTCGACGCGCTGGCTTCCCAGATCGCCAAGTCGGGCCGCCCGATCACGCCGGAGATGTCCGACCAGCTGAAGGAGGAAGTCATCGCCCGCGAGGTGTTCATGCAGGAAGCGCAGAAGCGCGGCCTGGACGGCACCGACGATTTCCGCGCGCAGATGGAACTGGCCCGGCAGACCCTGTTGATCCGCGAGCTGTTCGCCGACTACCAGAAGAAGAACCCGGTGACCGACGCCGACATCAAGGCAGAGTACGACAAGTTCGTCGCGACCAACGGCGGCAAGGAGTACAAGGCCCGCCACATCCTCGTGGAGAAGGAAGACGAGGCCAAGACCATCATCGCCAGCCTCAAGAAGGGCGGGAAGTTCGAGGACATCGCCAAGAAGCAGTCCAAGGACCCCGGGTCCGGTTCCAACGGAGGCGACCTCGACTGGGCGAATGCGGCGAGCTACGTCCCCGAGTTCTCGCAGGCCATGATCAAGCTGAACAAGGGCCAGACCACCGATACGCCGGTGAAGACGCAATTCGGCTACCACGTGATCCGGCTGGACGACGTGCGTGAAGCACAGCTGCCCAAGCTGGACGAAGTCAAGCCGCAGATCGCCCAGGCGCTGCAGCAGCAGAAGCTGGCGAAGTTCCAGCAGGACCTGCGCACGGGCGCGAAGATCGAGTAA
- a CDS encoding BolA family protein, translating into MPTGITAEALHRRLTEKLAPSRLEVIDESFAHAGHAGADGTGFGTHFRVRIDSPLFAGKPRVAQHRLVYDALQDYLDAGLHALAIETP; encoded by the coding sequence ATGCCCACCGGCATCACGGCCGAGGCCTTGCACCGGCGGCTCACCGAAAAGCTGGCGCCCAGCAGGCTCGAAGTGATCGATGAAAGCTTCGCGCACGCCGGCCACGCCGGCGCGGACGGCACGGGCTTCGGCACCCATTTCCGGGTGCGGATCGACTCGCCCCTGTTCGCCGGGAAGCCCCGGGTGGCGCAGCATCGGCTTGTGTATGATGCGTTGCAGGATTACCTCGACGCCGGGCTGCACGCGCTGGCCATCGAAACTCCCTGA
- the def gene encoding peptide deformylase yields the protein MAIREILKMGDARLLRVAQPVKRFDTHEVHALVSDMFETMRAVNGAGLAAPQIGVDLQLVIFGTDAPNPRYPDAPVVPRTVLLNPVITPVGSEEEEGWEGCLSVPGLRGVVPRWKTIRYTGVDQFGKPIDRTVEGFHARVVQHECDHLVGKLYPMRVRDFTKFGFTEVLFPEIDAAEDD from the coding sequence ATGGCGATTCGAGAGATCCTGAAGATGGGCGATGCGCGGCTGCTGCGCGTGGCGCAGCCGGTGAAGCGGTTCGACACCCACGAGGTCCACGCGCTGGTGTCGGACATGTTCGAGACCATGCGCGCGGTCAACGGCGCGGGCCTGGCCGCGCCGCAGATCGGCGTGGACCTGCAGCTGGTCATCTTCGGGACGGACGCGCCGAACCCGCGCTATCCCGATGCTCCCGTCGTGCCCCGCACCGTCCTGCTCAACCCGGTGATCACGCCGGTCGGCAGCGAGGAGGAGGAGGGCTGGGAAGGCTGCCTGTCCGTTCCCGGCCTGCGCGGCGTCGTGCCGCGCTGGAAGACGATCCGCTACACGGGCGTCGATCAATTCGGCAAGCCGATCGACCGCACCGTCGAGGGTTTCCATGCGCGCGTGGTGCAGCACGAGTGCGACCACCTGGTCGGCAAGCTCTATCCGATGCGGGTGCGCGACTTCACCAAGTTCGGCTTCACCGAGGTGCTGTTCCCGGAGATCGACGCTGCGGAGGACGACTAG
- a CDS encoding heparan-alpha-glucosaminide N-acetyltransferase: protein MASARYDRLDALRGAAIVWMTVYHFCFDLNHFRWIRQNFYADPFWTWQRTAIVSLFLFCAGLSQAVAWSQGQSWPRFWRRWAQIAGCALLVTVGSWFMFPRSYIFFGVLHGIAVMLIVVRLTAGWGRWLWPAGAVAIGLWALAPAAHAAWPSLEFLNRPPFHWLGLISRKPVTEDYVPIVPWLGAMWWGMAAGREAIARRPALLQGRLPNRAGALAWMGRWSLSWYMLHQPVLIGVLTVVAALVR, encoded by the coding sequence ATGGCCAGCGCCCGCTACGACCGACTCGATGCCCTGCGGGGCGCCGCGATCGTCTGGATGACGGTCTACCACTTCTGCTTCGACCTCAACCATTTCCGCTGGATCCGGCAGAACTTCTACGCAGACCCGTTCTGGACCTGGCAGCGGACGGCCATCGTCAGCCTGTTCCTGTTCTGCGCGGGGTTGTCCCAGGCCGTCGCCTGGTCGCAGGGGCAGTCGTGGCCCCGCTTCTGGCGGCGCTGGGCGCAGATCGCCGGCTGCGCGCTGCTGGTCACGGTGGGCTCGTGGTTCATGTTCCCGCGCAGCTACATCTTCTTCGGCGTGCTGCACGGCATCGCGGTGATGCTCATCGTGGTGCGGCTGACGGCCGGCTGGGGGCGATGGCTGTGGCCTGCCGGAGCGGTGGCGATCGGCTTGTGGGCGTTGGCGCCGGCCGCGCATGCCGCCTGGCCATCGCTGGAATTCCTCAACCGCCCGCCGTTCCATTGGCTGGGCCTGATCAGCCGCAAGCCCGTGACCGAGGACTACGTGCCCATCGTCCCTTGGCTGGGCGCGATGTGGTGGGGGATGGCCGCGGGGCGGGAGGCGATTGCGCGCCGGCCGGCGTTGCTCCAGGGACGGCTGCCGAACCGCGCGGGTGCGCTGGCGTGGATGGGGCGCTGGAGCCTGTCCTGGTACATGCTGCACCAGCCGGTGCTGATCGGGGTGCTGACGGTGGTGGCGGCGCTGGTGCGCTGA